A genomic window from Variovorax paradoxus includes:
- a CDS encoding MSMEG_0570 family nitrogen starvation response protein: protein MPVVHFRVRWPDASETRCYSPSSVVRDYLAPGERYALADFMRRTREALGMASERVRAKYGFACSQAMDQLAEIEHIATRFSETAEAQVTVVSFD, encoded by the coding sequence ATGCCTGTAGTGCACTTTCGCGTGCGCTGGCCCGATGCCAGCGAAACCCGCTGCTATTCACCTTCCAGCGTGGTGCGCGACTACCTCGCGCCCGGCGAACGCTATGCCCTGGCCGACTTCATGCGGCGCACGCGCGAGGCACTGGGCATGGCCTCCGAGCGGGTTCGCGCGAAGTACGGCTTCGCCTGCTCGCAGGCCATGGACCAGCTCGCCGAGATCGAACACATCGCCACGCGCTTCAGCGAAACCGCAGAGGCCCAGGTCACCGTCGTCTCCTTCGACTGA
- a CDS encoding MSMEG_0569 family flavin-dependent oxidoreductase, whose product MSHPYGGRSHYSVVIVGGGQAGLSLSHCLQQRGIDHLVIEKRSLVHTWRTQRWDSFCLVTPNWQCQLPGWGYIGSDPHGFMVKDQINEWLAGFVEHVKAPAIEGVTVERVSRDGERERERFSVQTDAGLYTADQVVVASGGYHRPIVPRLAEKLPASVAQFHSAQYRNPAQLPEGAVLVVGCGQSGAQIAEDLHLAGRKVHLATGNAPRCARFYRGREVVDWLADMKYYDMPVTEHPLREGVRDNTNHYVTGRDGGRDIDLRRFALEGMELYGLLSGFDNGSFELQPNLRDNLDQADGTYNRINASIDKHIAAQGIEAPPPSVYAPVWEPQEERTRLDLAAAGITSVVWCIGFSPDFAWVDAPVFNGRGAPVHLRGVTNEPGLYFLGLPWLYTWGSGRFSGVARDAEFLAQAIAQRKEGLRGSAETAPPPELRAA is encoded by the coding sequence ATGTCACACCCCTACGGCGGACGCAGCCACTACAGCGTCGTTATCGTCGGCGGCGGCCAGGCCGGCCTGTCGCTGAGCCATTGCCTGCAGCAGCGCGGCATCGACCACCTCGTGATCGAGAAGCGCAGCCTCGTGCACACCTGGCGCACGCAGCGTTGGGATTCGTTCTGCCTCGTCACACCCAACTGGCAGTGCCAGCTGCCGGGCTGGGGCTACATCGGCAGCGATCCGCACGGCTTCATGGTCAAGGACCAGATCAACGAATGGCTCGCGGGCTTCGTCGAGCACGTGAAGGCGCCAGCCATCGAAGGCGTGACTGTCGAACGCGTATCGCGTGATGGCGAACGCGAGCGCGAGCGCTTCAGCGTACAGACCGACGCCGGCCTCTACACCGCCGACCAGGTGGTGGTGGCCTCCGGCGGCTACCACCGCCCCATCGTGCCGCGCCTGGCCGAGAAGCTGCCTGCAAGCGTGGCGCAGTTCCACTCCGCGCAGTACCGCAACCCGGCGCAGCTGCCTGAGGGCGCGGTGCTGGTGGTGGGTTGCGGCCAGTCGGGCGCGCAGATCGCCGAAGACCTGCACCTGGCCGGCCGCAAGGTGCACCTGGCCACCGGCAACGCGCCGCGCTGTGCGCGCTTCTACCGGGGCCGCGAGGTGGTCGACTGGCTTGCCGACATGAAGTACTACGACATGCCGGTCACCGAGCATCCGCTGCGCGAAGGCGTGCGCGACAACACCAACCACTACGTGACCGGCCGCGACGGCGGACGCGACATCGACCTGCGGCGCTTCGCACTCGAAGGCATGGAGCTGTATGGCCTGCTGAGCGGCTTCGACAACGGCAGCTTCGAGCTGCAGCCCAACCTGCGCGACAACCTCGACCAGGCCGACGGCACCTACAACCGCATCAACGCATCGATCGACAAGCACATCGCCGCGCAGGGCATCGAGGCGCCGCCGCCTTCGGTCTACGCGCCGGTGTGGGAGCCGCAGGAAGAACGCACGCGGCTCGACCTTGCGGCGGCGGGCATCACCAGCGTGGTCTGGTGCATCGGCTTCTCACCCGATTTCGCATGGGTCGACGCGCCGGTGTTCAACGGGCGCGGCGCACCGGTGCACCTGCGCGGCGTGACGAACGAGCCGGGGCTTTACTTTCTCGGGCTGCCCTGGCTGTACACGTGGGGTTCGGGTCGCTTCTCGGGCGTGGCGCGCGATGCCGAGTTTCTGGCCCAAGCCATTGCGCAGAGAAAAGAGGGGTTGCGCGGCAGTGCCGAAACCGCACCGCCCCCCGAGTTGCGCGCAGCCTAG
- a CDS encoding response regulator transcription factor has product MKILIADDHRLVIEAVKAKLSELEPGIEFVLAMSVDELLAGATDDLDLALIDLNMPGADGQAHIDEIRRRHPAVPVIVLSGYEDPAIMRSALERGVLGFIPKAYSPEVMLSAVRLVLAGGVYVPPMMLTALPPGIVAGMGPQAATEALTRGAGGGNGGTQTLEHLRNVLTERQVEVLQLLSQGKPNKLIGRSLGISEGTVKIHLAAIFRALNVRNRTEAVVAAQALTEAQQA; this is encoded by the coding sequence ATGAAAATCCTGATCGCCGACGACCACCGGCTCGTCATCGAGGCGGTCAAAGCCAAGTTGTCGGAGCTGGAGCCTGGCATCGAATTCGTTCTGGCGATGAGCGTCGACGAATTGCTTGCCGGAGCCACCGACGATCTCGACCTGGCCCTGATCGACCTCAACATGCCAGGCGCCGACGGCCAGGCCCACATCGACGAAATCCGCCGCCGCCATCCGGCCGTGCCGGTGATCGTGCTGTCGGGCTACGAAGACCCGGCCATCATGCGCAGCGCGCTCGAGCGCGGCGTGCTCGGCTTCATTCCCAAGGCGTATTCGCCCGAGGTCATGCTCTCGGCCGTGCGGCTGGTGCTGGCCGGCGGCGTGTATGTGCCGCCGATGATGCTCACGGCGCTGCCGCCGGGCATCGTGGCCGGCATGGGGCCGCAGGCGGCCACCGAGGCGCTGACGCGCGGCGCAGGCGGCGGCAATGGCGGCACCCAGACGCTGGAGCACCTGCGCAACGTGCTCACCGAGCGCCAGGTCGAGGTGCTGCAGCTGCTGTCGCAGGGCAAGCCCAACAAGCTGATCGGGCGCAGCCTGGGCATCAGCGAAGGCACCGTGAAGATCCACCTGGCAGCCATCTTTCGGGCGCTCAATGTGCGCAACCGCACAGAGGCGGTAGTGGCTGCGCAGGCGCTGACCGAGGCGCAGCAGGCCTAG